A segment of the Pseudomonas serboccidentalis genome:
ATGATCGCCACGAGGCCGCGACTGAGCACCGATTCCAGTTCGGCGAGGTCGGCGCCGGGCGCGAGGGTTTGCAGTTTGTCGGTCATCACGCTGGAGACCGATTGACTGAAGCGTGCGGCGTCTTCGTGTACTGCCAGCAGGATGTCCGATTCGTCGATCACGCCGACCAGTTGCTTGCCTTCAACCAGCACCGGCAGCTGCGAGACATCTGCCAGACGCATGCGCTGGAACGCGGTCAGCAGGGTGTCGCCGGGGCCGACGCTGATCACCCGGCCGTCCTCGAAACGGCGGGCGATGAGGTCGCGCAGGTCGCCATAACCCTTGCGTTGCAACAGGCCCTGATCGGTCATCCACTGGTCGTTATAAACCTTCGACAGGTAGCGCGTGCCGGTGTCGCAGACGAAGCTGACCACGCGTTTCGGCTCGGTCTGTTCGCGGCAATAACGCAGCGCGGCAGCCAGCAGGGTGCCGGTGGACGAGCCACCGAGAATGCCTTCGGCCTTGAGCAACTGACGGGCGTGATCGAAGCTTTCTTCATCGCTGATCGAATAGGCGTGACGCACGCTGGACAGGTCGGTGATCGACGGAATGAAGTCTTCGCCGATGCCTTCCACCGCCCATGAACCGGGCTTGGGCAGGCTGCCGTCACGGCTGTATTGCGCCATCACCGAACCGACCGGATCGGCCAGGACCATTTCCAGATCCGGCTGTACGCGTTTGAAGAAGCGGCTCAGCCCGGTCAGGGTGCCGGCGGACCCGACGCCGACCACGATCGCATCCAGGTCATGCTCGGTCTGCGCCCAGATTTCCGGCGCCGTGCTGCATTCGTGGGCGAGCGGGTTGGCGGGGTTGTTGAACTGGTCGGCGAAGAAGGCGCCGGGGATGTCTTTCGCCAAACGTGCGGCGACGTCCTGGTAATACTCGGGGTGGCCCTTGCCGACATCCGAGCGGGTGATGTGCACTTCGGCGCCCATGGCTTTCAAGTGCAGGACTTTCTCGGTGGACATTTTGTCCGGCACCACCAGCACCACGCGGTAGCCCTTGGCGCGGCCGACCAGCGCCAGACCCAGGCCGGTGTTGCCGGCGGTGGCTTCGACGATGGTGCCGCCCGGTTGCAGGCGTCCATCGCGTTCAGCCGCGTCGATCATGGCCAGACCGATGCGGTCTTTGATCGAGCCTCCGGGGTTTTGCGACTCCAGTTTGAGAAACAGTGTGCACGGGCCAGTATCGAAACGAGTGACTTGAACCAGCGGAGTATTGCCGATCAGCCCAAGTACGGCAGGGCGTGATTCCTTTGACATTTCTTCACCTCTTCGTGGTGTTGATCGCGTTCCATTCGCGGGGAAAAGCTCGCGAGCAACATAGGCTCACACAGGGTCTGTCGCAACCTTTAGTCGGCCGTCAATTCAGCCAGTTCGATCTAACCATAGAACAAAATCGCCGCCCGCAAGGGGCGGGTTGGGCGTGTTTATATCGAGGCGCCATTGAGTATTCAAAGGGCGTCGTAGGCGTCACCAACGGCTTGATCCGGGAATGAATATCCTGCTGGGAAAACGGGCCGGCGGGATCATCTTCAGCTCATCCGATCATGAGGGAAACTTGTGATCATCAAGATTAAAATGAGTTTGTCTCACTAGCGCTTGATCTCGACAATGGTCGCCATCAACAAGACATTGGAGTTGTTTGTCATGGCACTGGCCCATTCCCTCGGATTTCCGCGTATCGGTCGCGACCGCGAACTGAAAAAAGCGCAAGAGGCGTTCTGGAAAGGAGAACTGAACGAGGCCGGCCTGCGTGAGGTCGGTCGTGAGCTGCGCAAGGCCCATTGGGACTTGCAGAAGAATGCCGGTATCGAGCTGCTGCCGGTGGGCGACTTTGCCTGGTACGACCAGGTGCTGACCCACTCGCTGATGTTCGGGGTGATCCCCGAGCGCTTCCGTCCGCACGACGGCAAAGCCACCCTGCAGACCCTGTTCGGCATGGCCCGGGGCGTCAGCGACAGCTGCTGCGGTGGTGCCCACGCCCAAGAGATGACCAAGTGGTTCGACACCAATTACCACTACCTGGTCCCGGAATTCAGCGCCGATCAACAGTTCCAGCTCGGCTGGGAGCAGTTGTTCGAAGAAGTCGAAGAGGCCCGCGCCCTGGGCCACACTGTCAAACCGGTGGTGCTCGGCCCGCTGACGTACCTGTGGCTGGGCAAGGCCAAGGGCGGCGAGTTCGACAAGCTTGAGCTGCTCGATCGCCTGCTGCCGCTGTA
Coding sequences within it:
- a CDS encoding pyridoxal-phosphate dependent enzyme; amino-acid sequence: MSKESRPAVLGLIGNTPLVQVTRFDTGPCTLFLKLESQNPGGSIKDRIGLAMIDAAERDGRLQPGGTIVEATAGNTGLGLALVGRAKGYRVVLVVPDKMSTEKVLHLKAMGAEVHITRSDVGKGHPEYYQDVAARLAKDIPGAFFADQFNNPANPLAHECSTAPEIWAQTEHDLDAIVVGVGSAGTLTGLSRFFKRVQPDLEMVLADPVGSVMAQYSRDGSLPKPGSWAVEGIGEDFIPSITDLSSVRHAYSISDEESFDHARQLLKAEGILGGSSTGTLLAAALRYCREQTEPKRVVSFVCDTGTRYLSKVYNDQWMTDQGLLQRKGYGDLRDLIARRFEDGRVISVGPGDTLLTAFQRMRLADVSQLPVLVEGKQLVGVIDESDILLAVHEDAARFSQSVSSVMTDKLQTLAPGADLAELESVLSRGLVAIIADASGFHGLITRTDMLNQLRRSLA